The genomic region TAATACTATTATTGTTGCCACTATATTTTACAGAATCCACCAACTAGTTTCTCATTCTCATCATTTGTTGGTTCCTCTCTCATTGCtgatttgatcatttttattaatctttttCAAGTGATTAAAGGTAATTTGCTTGTAATATTTCATATGGGCTTAGAATTTGTAGCATTAAAAGTTTCAAggtaataatttttatttgcaaAAATCGATTTGATTTAGTGTTGGTGAGATTTACAATCATGTATCAATTATTTCATGTTGTGagcaaatattattattttccatatTAAAGGGAATTATTTCATTTCATACAAgccaaatatgaaaaaaaaaaaaatcttaagtatttttagaaactcgaccaaaacacacacaaaaaaaaaaaaaaatccttaaaaaaagttttcaatctAAATCgtttatgttaaaaaatatttgatgcTGAAGCAAGTGgaaccttaaatttttttgagaacgggaaacttaaattttaaatattaataatgttGTAAAATCCATTCCAATAATTCCATTATTCTTAGAAAGAATGTATTTAAGAAACTTTGAGATAGAGTTACTTATGAACCTTTGGAGGATCCTAGTCAATTCTAAACTTGCTTCCCACCACTCCAACAGCACCCCCCacccacaaataaataaataaatatatatatatatatatatattttgtccaagtcttttttttataaattattattattattattattagttataaAAGTTTAAACGAATAGAAATACCTATGAACTTGACTCAAATGGggggaaatttttatttatgttggtCTCGTTATTTCTTTTACAAACTCAAAAGTCTTtcaataattttagttttttttttaggggggatAATTTtagttgatagttttttttttttttttggtggtattatactcttttttattgtaattattagataatgttcaattattttattttgactgtgattatattttatgttgccttttttattgatattaatttattttaaaaaaatgaattaaaattattatttaatatttattatagaACATTTTCAACAACATTGATAGATATGATAGACAACATTTTCAACAAcgtttagctaaaaaaaaaaaaaaaaaaacattttcaacaACATTTTGGAGCAAATGGATTGATTGAAACAGAGGAAGCACGCACGGTCATTCACtgacacaaacacacacaaactgACATATGAAAATGGCGGCGATAACTCGGCTGCAACTCCTCCACCACCCATTTCCGATCCTCAAAGCCTGCACATTTCCTCACTCcttcaacttcaacttcaacTTTATCCCTCCCAATCTCCACCGTGCCACTCGTCCTCGCAAATTCTCCACCACTCTTCCACTTTGCTCCAACTCTGATCCAATCCCTGAGGTCTATCTTCTATAATCTATTTGTATGTACTTCATTTTCCAATGCCTTAAAGCTAAATTATTTTGCTGGGTTTTCAGGTTGGATCAAAAGGGTCTATTGTGGGGGATCTTCTTGACTACCTCAATGAGTCCTGGACTCACTTCCATGCTACTGGTACTTCTTTATATAACATGTCTCTGTTTGGCTAATTAGAAAGTTGAATTCTTTTCAGGATAGGAATGTTTCAGATTGGGTTTTCAggttgttatattttttaaaattgaacttcacttttttaatgtaatttttaagaaatgctTAGTGCAGGTTTTGATGTAAAATTAAGTATTTCACagttttttataaacaaaacaatgcATGAAAGGAAGGGTAGGCGTAACTGTATGTATGTCATCAACTTTGTATCATGaatatacaacaacaacaacaaagccttagtcccaacgAGTATCCGTATTGGATCAATTCATAATAGAGTGACTAGATTTTATGCTGGCTGTCAACTTTGTATCATGATTATATAGACATAAATTTCTGTATGCTAATTTATAGAGGAAACATGTAATATTGTCCTTTTATGGTCACTTTAAAAGGTTATGCTAAATTCGTTTGAAAATTATCATCCTGAATTCAtcttacaattatattttaaatactaatttATTAAATCTCACTGCTATGGCTAAACTATCCATATATCATGAGGAAGGAAATGCAATATTAGCTCTAGTTTGATTTTTCTGGTGATCAGGTACATGGTCTTAAATTTTTCTATTTACTTTTCCTTCACTGCAGCTGAAGCAAAACGACAACTGATTGCTGCTGGTTTTCATTTGCTAAATGAGAATGATGAATGGGACCTAAAGCCTGGTGGACGATACTTCTTTACACGAAATATGTCTTCCTTAGTTGCTTTTGCCATTGGAGAAAAGTGAGTGGAATAACTCTATatccaaaaatttgaaaacttggTACTTGAAAAAAGGATTACAAGGCAGGCTTCATTAGCAATTCAATCTGCATTGAATCTGACCTTGCATAATGTGAGACTGAATACCTGGGGCAAAGTTTATTGTTACTGTGATCACTGCTAATTTTGGATTGGCATCTCTCTATGGTCCTCATTTTCTTGTTGCATAATTTGTCAGCAAGTTTTTCCTTAAGCTActtatcttttgaaaaaaagattttttcaagTTTATCTGTTTCTATTGCTTGTTGTTTTCTTATTTGATTCCATAAATGGTTGTCTTTcccattattttctttcaagGTTGTATAAACACTGAaatttttctatgttttcttCATTATGTCGATCTCTTTATCCTTCATAGGTTTACTGGCAAATGTTTAATCAAAGGTTTCTCTTAGTTTTGTAGGTACACTGTTGGTAATGGCTTTCATGTGATTGCTGCACATACAGACAGCCCATGTCTAAAACTAAAGCCAAAATCTGCATCATCCAAGTCTGGTTATGTATTGGTCAATGTGCAGACCTATGGCAGTGGTTTATGGCATACCTGGTTTGATAGAGACTTAAGTGTTGCAGGAAGAGTGATAGTGAGACGTAGCGATGGCTCTTTTATGCACAAGCTTGTCAAAATAAAAAGGCCTCTGTTACGGGTACCAACATTGGCAATTCATCTTGACCGGTTAGCCACtacttctttaaattttattttctctgcTATTTCATCGCAATTAATGTttagtaacttaaaaaaatgaatgattgCTCTATAGAAGTTATTTGTATATTGATTGTGATGATATATGAAAAGGAGAGTTCATGTTTTCATAGGTTATGGTTCcatcttttaaatttaacttCAGACTGAAGTGAATTATGGTTGTTCACTTCACATGAATACAAAGTGAAAGGACCCATCTTGTGCTGCATTTTTGGGGCATTCTCATATGAAACTCAACTTGACTGTCTGGTCTAAAAGGGGAGTTTAGTTTCTAAAGGGTGGCCAGTAGGGAAACATAGATGATTTCTGAGGAAATAGATGACTGATAATTAGGtaagtttttgtcttttttcccttttcaattTTGGAAGGGATTGGGGGACTgatcaaaaaaagaagtttggGATTGAGGGGCGGAGAACTTCATATTTTGAGAACAACAAACAACTTTTTATTTCAATCTCGAAAACAGTGTTTGAAGTTTTTTAGAATACTTTGTTAAAACTCTAACTCCCTATAAGTGATATGGGTGGTAGGTGAGAGGTTTTGGGTTCTAATCTCATGAATTACATGCaacatcaacaataacaacagcCAAGCCTAGTCCCAAAATTATTGGggttggctatggatcctcattgtcaaaaggggggggggggggtgaggaAGTTTAACGTGAAATTTCTCCTGTTTACTTCTATGCTCACCCATGATATGAAATTGCAATGTCTAGAGTTTTTCTCTTCAAAGAGGAGAAGAAATAGCtatcttttcctttgtttaGATGTTTTACTAAATAGTTTGATAAGAGATAAGAATAAGTCATCTTCCCTTTGGTTGTAGGGTGGGAAGGAGAGGAAAGGAACGTATTTTATAAATTGGCGATAGAGTGAGACAAGGGTTTGCTTATACATTGTTGATTATTAATAGAATTATTAAGGTTAAGAAATGGAAGTACAACCAAACGTATCTTAAAATACTATTCACATGCACATGCAAATATAAAACTCAAGCTAGTCTATGTGAATGGGCATATAAGTTATCTTTAgggaattttgattttatttttttatgtaaagtGAATTCCCATGTAAATTTTGGTGTGCTTTATGAGTCTTGATCAAAGCAATGTGCTTTTGAGTTACCTTTACtgaaacattttaaagtttaaaacagTTTCTTATCCTTTCCTTTGGAAGTAGTTGTTATTTGTTTGATGGACCTGCAGTAAAGGCACATAATCACTCAGATTATTCTAtgggtttctttctttcttttttattttcatttttgggtTGTTTAGCACAGTGAATAAGGATGGATTTAAACCAAATCTGGAGAGTCATCTGATTCCATTACTTTCGACAAAACTAGAGGAAACTTCATTGGAGTCAAAAGAGAAGAGTACATCTTCCTCAAAAGCTGCTCATCATCCACTGTTTATGCAGGTATCTCATCTGTTTTTTCTATGGTTAGTTGGGAAATAATCTAAGATACTCCATCCAAAAAAATGTAATTGTTATGGTTTGAAATAAAtgattattaataatttgtaaaactATATTGATCATCTTAAAATGCCATACTTTATATTACAAGTGGCATGGCTTTTAATAAGAATCTTgctcattaaataaataaaatggtatGTTAAGAAATTTTACTATTAGAAAGTGGGTACATATTTCTGATGTCCCAAAAATGAAAGCAAGACCTTTAAATTGGGATGGAGGGGgtattttttaagagaatagtTTAAGAAACCTATTGCTTGTGGTTTTCATTGACCATGATCTTTCCATGTAAAAGTAAAAAGTTCAAACCATATCATTTCATATAATTcaaattgttagaatttttaatctcataaacaaaagaaatccATTTGAATTGTTTAGGATAAAgtgagatgatttttttttttttttttttttgtagtttattgAGATTTACATTCACAAATCACCAGTACTATCACTACTGTTTTTGAAACATGTATTACTATAGCGTTAATAAACTGgtgttattgatttttatacaattatttttacatGTATATAAAATCGTATTTACCTATATGTTGAAATAACTCTTTTAAGTAACGTTGCACTATATGCATTTCTATGAAGTAGTTGTAGGCATTAGGGCATCATTCTTGAAATTAATCTATAACTTCAATTCTCAGGTTTTATCAGACGAGCTGAATTGTGACGTTGATGACATAATGAGCATTGAATTAAATGTTTGTGATACCCAACCTAGCTGCCTTGGAGGTGCaaacaatgaatttattttttctggAAGATTAGATAATCTTGCTTCAAGTTATTGTGCGTTACGAGCTCTTATCGATTCATGTAAATCATCTGGTGATTTATCAAGTGAGCATGCAATTCGGATGGTTGCTTTATTTGATAATGAAGAGGTGATCATCTTAAACAGATATTTAAGTTCGCATAGATTAGATTTATATATCTATCTTGTACGCTTATCATAATAACAGCAATGATTTaatgccattttttttaagtacattTCCAATTTGTACTTCTTTAAGGAACACCCTCAGCCTGTAAAATTTCCATGCCCATATATAAGATGTCCTGCATGTGACCAATCTGAACTAATTTGTCAATGATCCATAGCCAACTCCAAAAAAGCTGGGATTTGTTGTTATGAGAGCCAGTTTCTATTTATTGGTCATATTTTACTACCAACTCTATCATTATTGGATATGGGAAGTAGAAGGATCAAAAATGCATGTTTATTATAAATGTTTTGATTACaaggtttaaaatattttatatttggtgatttattatttttcaaatatttgttgTAACTCTCTCTTTAGGTGGGTTCAGATTCAGTCCAGGGAGCTGGTGCACCAACCATGTTTCAGGCTATGAGACGCATAGTTAGTTGCTTAGCTAATGAATATATTGGTGAAGGTGCTTTTGAGCGTGCAATTCGTCACTCATTTCTTGGTGCGTATCAGATATACAATTTTGACTTTGGGGCAAGCTGGACCCTTCGTGATTCTTCTGTCCTTATGTATGTTGTACCTATATTCACTTATTATATTGAATTAAGTTCACCGCATTAGCAAATGCTGGTACAACAAGGATAATCCTATGAAGCGTGGTTAGCTTTTAAGAAACATCATTAGAGTCCCAGCCCCAACCCTAGTCATTTCTTTCATTCTAGGTATTGGACTTGCTGGTTTCAAATCTTTATCATGATTCATGACATAACAGACTATCATATAAATACCATGGACTTATGACTAACTTATACATATACATTCCAAATTTTCGTTTAGCTTGTATTTTGTAAGTATTTTACTTTGGAGCACCCAGAATTTCTAAAGTATTTTTTCTGGACGTTCTCTCTTTATAGTATCTGCAGACATGGCTCATGGAGTTCACCCAAATTTCATGGATAAGCATGAAGAACACCATCGGCCAGAACTGCAAAAGGGGCTTGTTATAAAGCATAATGCAAACCAGCGCTATGCCACTAGTGGAGTCACGGCTTTCCTGTTTAAAGAAATTGGAAAAATTCATAATCTTCCAACTCAGGTAATGGCGAT from Castanea sativa cultivar Marrone di Chiusa Pesio chromosome 11, ASM4071231v1 harbors:
- the LOC142615128 gene encoding putative aspartyl aminopeptidase isoform X1 — protein: MKMAAITRLQLLHHPFPILKACTFPHSFNFNFNFIPPNLHRATRPRKFSTTLPLCSNSDPIPEVGSKGSIVGDLLDYLNESWTHFHATAEAKRQLIAAGFHLLNENDEWDLKPGGRYFFTRNMSSLVAFAIGEKYTVGNGFHVIAAHTDSPCLKLKPKSASSKSGYVLVNVQTYGSGLWHTWFDRDLSVAGRVIVRRSDGSFMHKLVKIKRPLLRVPTLAIHLDRTVNKDGFKPNLESHLIPLLSTKLEETSLESKEKSTSSSKAAHHPLFMQVLSDELNCDVDDIMSIELNVCDTQPSCLGGANNEFIFSGRLDNLASSYCALRALIDSCKSSGDLSSEHAIRMVALFDNEEVGSDSVQGAGAPTMFQAMRRIVSCLANEYIGEGAFERAIRHSFLVSADMAHGVHPNFMDKHEEHHRPELQKGLVIKHNANQRYATSGVTAFLFKEIGKIHNLPTQEFVVRNDMGCGSTIGPILASGVGIRTVDCGIAQLSMHSVREICGKEDVDIAYKHFKAFYQTFSSIDKKLQVDF
- the LOC142615128 gene encoding putative aspartyl aminopeptidase isoform X2, with the translated sequence MGPKAWWTILLYTKYVFLSCFCHWRKFCRYTVGNGFHVIAAHTDSPCLKLKPKSASSKSGYVLVNVQTYGSGLWHTWFDRDLSVAGRVIVRRSDGSFMHKLVKIKRPLLRVPTLAIHLDRTVNKDGFKPNLESHLIPLLSTKLEETSLESKEKSTSSSKAAHHPLFMQVLSDELNCDVDDIMSIELNVCDTQPSCLGGANNEFIFSGRLDNLASSYCALRALIDSCKSSGDLSSEHAIRMVALFDNEEVGSDSVQGAGAPTMFQAMRRIVSCLANEYIGEGAFERAIRHSFLVSADMAHGVHPNFMDKHEEHHRPELQKGLVIKHNANQRYATSGVTAFLFKEIGKIHNLPTQEFVVRNDMGCGSTIGPILASGVGIRTVDCGIAQLSMHSVREICGKEDVDIAYKHFKAFYQTFSSIDKKLQVDF